The following proteins come from a genomic window of Calorimonas adulescens:
- a CDS encoding Rne/Rng family ribonuclease — protein MNRLIIDSYTGQRRIALTENEEVLEFKVEPAGRLVGNIYKGRVVNIVPGLEAAFVDIGYKKNAYLPLKKDDMKKITPGGFVIVQVTKESIGKKGPKLTMDITLPGRYIVLMPFTNNIGISHRIDSEEGKRELRDKARQLKPENMGIIMRTNAADIPVDELQYDLKKLLDTWTEILNTYELFTVPVPLYKNTNMLESILRDMVTPGVDEIIVNSTEDFEYLHSYMSVEMPMYLPKLKLNSDPNIFKSLGIEDSIENIFMRKINLKSGGYIVIDTTEALTAIDVNSGKFTGQDTLEETVYAINLEAATEIVRQIRLRDIGGIIIIDFIDMISEDNKKALIEYIKELVKKDRVKTNVVDITALGLVEITRKKEKETNDSYFVNQCPYCHGRGWVFTEEYLISKIKRDIIRLAGDISDMAMVVELNPYLRETFTDGNAFLIDLKNISNSEIIIKDNRNLPLDGYKVYPVEA, from the coding sequence ATGAACCGATTAATAATTGATTCTTATACGGGGCAGAGACGGATAGCTTTGACTGAAAATGAGGAGGTTTTAGAGTTTAAGGTCGAGCCTGCCGGCAGGTTAGTTGGCAACATATATAAAGGCAGGGTAGTGAATATTGTCCCTGGTTTGGAAGCAGCTTTTGTAGATATAGGTTATAAGAAGAATGCATATCTTCCATTAAAAAAAGATGATATGAAAAAGATAACCCCTGGAGGCTTTGTGATAGTTCAGGTTACAAAGGAGTCTATAGGTAAGAAGGGACCGAAGCTTACCATGGATATTACCCTGCCGGGTAGATATATTGTTCTTATGCCATTTACAAATAATATAGGCATTTCCCACAGAATTGATTCCGAAGAGGGAAAAAGGGAACTGAGAGATAAGGCAAGGCAGTTAAAACCGGAGAATATGGGCATTATAATGAGGACAAACGCTGCTGATATACCAGTAGATGAACTGCAGTATGACCTTAAAAAATTGCTTGATACATGGACCGAAATTTTAAATACCTATGAACTGTTTACGGTTCCTGTGCCGCTTTACAAAAATACGAACATGCTGGAGAGCATATTAAGGGATATGGTCACACCTGGCGTTGATGAGATAATAGTTAACAGCACAGAGGACTTTGAGTACCTTCATAGCTATATGTCTGTAGAAATGCCAATGTATTTACCGAAACTGAAGTTGAACTCTGATCCGAATATATTTAAAAGCCTTGGAATAGAAGACAGCATAGAAAACATTTTTATGAGAAAAATTAACTTAAAGAGCGGTGGATATATTGTTATAGACACTACTGAGGCTCTTACTGCCATTGATGTAAATAGCGGGAAGTTTACAGGGCAGGACACTTTAGAGGAAACCGTGTATGCTATTAATTTAGAGGCCGCCACTGAGATAGTCAGACAGATTAGATTACGTGATATAGGTGGAATAATTATCATCGATTTCATAGATATGATTTCAGAAGATAATAAAAAGGCACTTATAGAATATATAAAGGAACTGGTAAAAAAGGATAGGGTAAAAACCAATGTGGTTGACATTACAGCCCTTGGGCTTGTAGAAATAACAAGGAAAAAAGAAAAAGAAACTAATGACAGTTATTTTGTAAACCAGTGTCCATACTGCCATGGGCGCGGATGGGTCTTTACCGAAGAATATCTGATAAGCAAGATAAAGCGTGACATAATCCGACTTGCCGGAGACATCTCTGATATGGCAATGGTGGTGGAACTAAATCCATACCTGCGTGAAACATTTACAGATGGGAATGCTTTTTTGATAGATTTAAAGAATATTTCAAATTCTGAAATAATAATAAAAGACAACAGGAACCTCCCGCTGGACGGTTACAAGGTATATCCGGTGGAAGCGTGA
- the rplU gene encoding 50S ribosomal protein L21, whose translation MYALIETGGKQYRVAEGDVIRVEKLNASVGSEVNLDKVLLVKKDDNSVEVGTPTIQGATVQAEVIAQGKAPKIIVYKYKAKKNERKKKGHRQPYTELKINKINY comes from the coding sequence ATGTACGCACTGATAGAAACAGGTGGAAAGCAGTACAGGGTAGCCGAGGGCGATGTGATAAGGGTGGAAAAGCTCAATGCCAGTGTGGGCAGTGAAGTGAACCTGGATAAAGTCCTTCTTGTGAAAAAGGATGACAACAGCGTCGAGGTTGGGACACCAACTATTCAAGGCGCAACTGTGCAGGCGGAAGTAATAGCTCAGGGTAAGGCTCCCAAGATAATCGTCTATAAGTATAAGGCTAAAAAGAATGAACGTAAAAAAAAGGGGCACAGGCAACCATACACTGAACTGAAAATAAATAAGATAAACTATTAA